In Chitinophagaceae bacterium, a single genomic region encodes these proteins:
- a CDS encoding DUF551 domain-containing protein has protein sequence MRNALPDNEGLYLACVTNHSFLGPPESFFIVYYGFANDEDATEMFWSYMMKPIDVTHWRPLPPPPSNR, from the coding sequence GTGAGAAATGCGTTACCAGATAACGAAGGTTTGTATTTAGCGTGCGTTACTAATCATTCGTTTCTTGGCCCACCTGAAAGTTTTTTTATTGTGTATTATGGATTTGCTAACGATGAAGATGCAACAGAAATGTTTTGGAGTTATATGATGAAGCCAATAGATGTCACCCATTGGCGTCCCTTACCACCCCCACCAAGTAACCGTTAA
- a CDS encoding bifunctional DNA primase/polymerase: protein MSGNLEVIDIDEKYSLDGNLFKNYKRIISEVNKDLLKKLVVQKTPSGGHHLIYRCQHIEGNLKLAQRYTTPQEKNQTYLEEIKSGATKEVALKRAENDKVRVLLETRGEGGQIVCYPSKGYEIIYGDYYSIHEITLDERETLINIARQFNEIITESRPDKKVENRKGIKGLSSFDDYNERGDVVSLLEKYGWKIISNKGNKTVF from the coding sequence TTGTCGGGTAATTTAGAAGTAATTGACATTGATGAAAAATATTCGTTAGATGGTAATTTGTTCAAAAATTATAAGCGGATTATTTCAGAAGTAAATAAAGACCTTCTAAAAAAATTAGTTGTGCAAAAAACACCTTCTGGCGGTCATCATTTAATTTATCGCTGCCAACACATAGAGGGGAATTTAAAGTTAGCACAACGATACACTACACCACAAGAAAAAAACCAAACTTATTTAGAAGAAATAAAATCAGGGGCAACAAAAGAAGTTGCTTTAAAGAGAGCAGAAAACGACAAGGTTCGTGTTTTGTTAGAAACAAGGGGGGAAGGCGGTCAGATTGTTTGCTACCCGTCTAAGGGATATGAAATAATTTATGGAGATTATTACAGCATCCACGAAATAACATTAGACGAAAGAGAAACGCTAATAAATATAGCCCGCCAGTTTAATGAAATAATTACAGAAAGCAGACCAGATAAAAAAGTTGAGAACAGGAAGGGGATAAAGGGATTAAGTTCATTTGATGATTACAACGAAAGAGGTGATGTTGTTTCTTTACTTGAAAAGTATGGGTGGAAAATAATATCAAACAAGGGAAATAAAACTGTCTTTTAA
- a CDS encoding DNA cytosine methyltransferase: MNVLSLFDGISCAQIALNKAGFKIDKYYASEIDKNSIKVTMDNYPNTIQLGNVNDIDFKSLKKIDFLCGGSPCQDISNLNKKKEGLSGSKSKLFYKFLEAKEVLNPKWWLLENVQGTDTNIITKELKRRPLRLDSNWVTPQNRNRLYWTNIPVNSLPTRTKLKLKDILEPTVDKKYYQTEAWNNWWLVNKEFQLSKSYSTLNADKAGCLTARMYASWNGNFIQDEFGIRRLTIVECERLQTIPDGYTKSISDIASYKALGDCWTIDIIVHILNHIKDTITTKN, encoded by the coding sequence ATGAATGTGTTAAGTTTGTTTGATGGGATTAGTTGCGCTCAAATTGCTTTGAATAAAGCAGGGTTTAAGATTGATAAATATTATGCCTCTGAAATAGATAAAAACTCTATTAAGGTAACAATGGATAATTACCCGAACACGATACAATTAGGCAATGTAAATGATATTGATTTTAAAAGCCTAAAAAAAATAGACTTTTTATGTGGTGGAAGCCCTTGCCAAGATATAAGCAACTTAAATAAAAAGAAAGAAGGATTAAGTGGGAGCAAGTCAAAACTGTTTTATAAGTTTTTAGAAGCAAAAGAAGTTCTTAACCCGAAATGGTGGCTATTGGAAAACGTACAAGGAACCGATACGAATATTATTACCAAAGAACTTAAAAGGCGACCACTAAGATTAGATAGTAATTGGGTAACTCCACAAAATAGAAATAGGCTTTATTGGACTAATATACCCGTAAATTCATTGCCCACGAGAACTAAGTTGAAATTGAAGGATATTTTAGAACCGACTGTAGATAAGAAATATTACCAAACAGAGGCTTGGAATAATTGGTGGCTGGTTAATAAAGAATTTCAACTATCAAAATCTTATAGCACTTTAAACGCTGATAAGGCTGGATGCTTAACTGCAAGAATGTATGCTTCTTGGAATGGGAACTTTATTCAGGATGAATTTGGCATAAGAAGATTAACAATAGTTGAATGTGAAAGATTGCAAACAATACCCGATGGCTACACAAAATCAATTTCAGATATAGCATCTTACAAAGCATTGGGTGATTGTTGGACTATTGATATTATTGTACATATTTTAAACCACATAAAAGATACTATAACTACTAAAAATTAA
- a CDS encoding DUF4326 domain-containing protein codes for MNKEPVRIQRSRKSEQVSPNGLPIVYVGRPTKWGNPFRVEEMYLHEGKMLYGVKTSKEDCFQILVENCRPAYESKHDAIKDAVKCFAIYWGESDASELRGKNLSCWCGETKPCHADILLKLANQKP; via the coding sequence ATGAACAAAGAACCAGTTAGAATACAAAGAAGCCGGAAAAGTGAACAGGTTAGTCCAAATGGGCTTCCGATTGTTTATGTGGGTAGACCAACGAAGTGGGGTAATCCATTTAGAGTTGAAGAAATGTATTTGCACGAAGGAAAAATGCTTTACGGTGTAAAAACAAGTAAGGAAGATTGTTTTCAAATACTTGTAGAAAATTGCCGCCCTGCATACGAAAGCAAACACGATGCCATCAAAGATGCTGTTAAGTGCTTTGCAATATATTGGGGTGAATCGGACGCTTCTGAATTAAGAGGTAAAAATTTAAGCTGCTGGTGCGGGGAAACTAAACCATGCCATGCAGACATTTTATTAAAACTTGCAAATCAAAAACCATGA